From Treponema vincentii F0403, the proteins below share one genomic window:
- a CDS encoding ABC transporter substrate-binding protein, producing MKKFFHGLLQSNLLMLLALSAVLFMGCMNSKTADAAAEIEFWSFPNFTSDTGIEGDFEKSLIAAFEKENPSIKVHFTLIGFTDGAEKIEKAIAEGKAPDIIYDAPGRIIGWAGRGLLEPLDDVLATEKPYITTELLTVSAGKDRRTYMYPMHEGAFSMAFNKEMLEDLRLIDLLPYKRRDRQWTVEEYERLLTALKERLPAETVPGVFYYKNMGGDQGTRAFLVNLYGNANLLNGDYSSYIYNSAQAVRNVNWTVRAMKQGLLLDGKDLTSNDAISMFVSGKAAHTILYSPQLNKMNDGKRQYKGKNFTPIYMPFPNDSGAPLLEFLAGGACVFKNGNANKVKAAKKFLHFAATDEVWAPKLINATGGFPASSKIQIETEDAEILYNSVLQRFFGQYYNNITGFAQMREYWNALLKETASGSDVQAALNRFVRNSNATLKE from the coding sequence ATGAAGAAATTTTTTCACGGTTTATTGCAAAGTAATTTGCTTATGCTGCTCGCTCTCTCGGCGGTTTTGTTTATGGGATGTATGAATAGCAAAACGGCCGATGCAGCTGCGGAAATTGAATTTTGGTCGTTTCCTAATTTTACCTCCGACACCGGTATTGAAGGCGATTTTGAGAAAAGTTTGATCGCGGCGTTTGAAAAAGAAAATCCTTCAATCAAAGTGCATTTTACGTTGATCGGTTTTACCGATGGGGCTGAAAAAATTGAAAAAGCCATAGCCGAAGGTAAGGCGCCCGATATTATCTATGATGCCCCCGGCCGTATTATCGGATGGGCGGGAAGAGGTTTACTGGAACCTCTTGACGATGTGCTTGCGACGGAAAAACCGTATATCACTACCGAACTTTTGACCGTTTCCGCCGGTAAAGACAGACGCACTTATATGTATCCGATGCACGAAGGCGCTTTTTCTATGGCGTTTAATAAGGAAATGCTCGAAGACCTGCGCCTTATTGATTTACTGCCCTATAAGCGGAGAGACCGTCAGTGGACTGTTGAAGAATATGAACGGCTTTTAACCGCACTGAAAGAGCGGCTTCCTGCAGAAACCGTCCCGGGCGTTTTCTATTATAAAAATATGGGCGGCGATCAAGGTACGCGGGCATTTTTGGTTAACCTGTACGGCAATGCGAATCTTTTAAACGGAGATTATTCCAGTTATATTTACAATTCCGCCCAAGCAGTGCGCAATGTGAATTGGACGGTGCGTGCTATGAAACAAGGCCTCTTGCTCGACGGAAAGGATCTTACCTCAAACGATGCCATTTCGATGTTCGTTTCCGGAAAAGCTGCTCATACCATTCTTTATTCGCCTCAGCTTAATAAAATGAATGACGGCAAACGGCAATATAAAGGGAAGAATTTTACACCGATCTATATGCCGTTTCCGAATGACTCCGGTGCACCTCTACTTGAATTTTTAGCGGGCGGCGCCTGCGTTTTTAAAAACGGTAATGCAAATAAAGTTAAGGCGGCAAAAAAATTCCTGCACTTTGCCGCTACCGACGAGGTATGGGCTCCGAAACTTATCAACGCGACAGGCGGTTTTCCTGCAAGCTCTAAAATTCAAATTGAAACGGAAGATGCCGAAATACTCTATAATTCAGTGCTCCAGCGATTTTTCGGACAGTATTACAATAACATTACCGGCTTTGCGCAGATGCGTGAATATTGGAATGCACTCTTAAAAGAAACCGCTTCGGGAAGTGATGTTCAAGCTGCGCTGAACCGCTTTGTGCGGAATTCCAACGCTACGCTGAAAGAATAA